The window CGTCGACCCGGCCCTGGTCCTGCCGTACCTCGGCAACGGCGACGATCTGGCCGACGGCGGGCTCGCCGCGGCCGCCACCGACCAGCGGACCGTCGCCGACACCTTCGCCCGGCAGCTCGAGTACGCGCCCGTGCTCGCCGTCGCCGACTCCCCCGACGCCGACGACGAGGACCGCGAACTGCTGGCACAACTCCACCCGACGGCCCGCCGGGTCCCGATCGGCCACGGTGACCCGGCGGGCACCTCCCACGCACGTGCGGGGGCGGGGACCGGACGTTCGGAGCTGGTCCGCGCCGCCCTCGCCGGATTCGACGTCGAGGCGGCCGCGGCGGCCCAGCATCCGGCGTGCGCGCTGCTGCCCGCCGAGACCGACGCGCACGGTGTCTCGACGCTGGTCTGGCGCCGCCACCGCCCCTTCCACCCGGAACGGCTGTACACGGCCCTCGAGGACCTGACCTGTGCCGCCGCGCGCAGCCGCGGCCGGTTCTGGCTGGCCGACCGGCCCGACACGCTGCTGCACTGGGACGCGGCCGGCGGCGCGCTGTGCGTGGAGGGCGCGGGCCCCTGGCTCGCCGCCCTGCCGGACGCGGCCTGGGACCTGGTCCCGCCGGTGCGCCGGGCCGCGGCCGCGCTGGACTGGCACCCGGAGCACGGCGACCGCTGCCAGCACCTCGTCTTCACCTCCCCCGGCCTGGACCGCGACGGCCTCGAACGGCTGCTGGAGTCCTGCCTGCTGACCGACGCCGAGTACGCCGCCGGGCGCGAGGCCTGGAGGGGCCTGGCGTCCGCCTTCGACACCCTCCTGGAGGTCTGACCCGATGCCCCGCAAGAGCGACCGCAAGCCCGCCAAGCCCCGTCCCAACCCCTTGGAGCAGGCCGGGATCTCGTACATCGACTACAAGGACACCGACCTGCTGCGCAGGTTCATCTCCGACCGCGGCAAGATCCGCAGCCGCCGGGTCACCCGGGTCACGGCCCAGCAGCAGCGGCTCCTCGCGCGGGCGATCAAGAACGCGCGGGAGATGGCGCTGCTGCCGTACTCGTCCGGCCGCTGATCCGGCAGGCGGCGCCGGCGAACGATAGGTAGGAGATTCCCTACGGTTGACGCGTAGGGAATCTCCTACCTAAAGTCGTCCCCATGAACATCACTCACGCCTCCTTCATCACCCTCCCCGTCGGCGACCAGGACCGCGCGCTGCGCTTCTACACGGACGTCCTCGGCTTCGAGACCGTCGCCGACCGGGACATGCCCCAGGGGCGCTGGCTCCAGGTGGCGCCCGCCGGGGCGCAGACGGTCTTCACGCTCTCCGGGCCGGGGATGGGGGGTTTCGAGCCCGGATCGGCACGGGGGATCATGTTGGTCACGACCGATGTCGACGCCGCCTGCGCGCGGCTCGCGCAGGCGGGCATCCCGGTGCAGGGTCCGGACGACCTGCCCTGGGGCCGCATGGCCTCCTTCGCGGACCCCGACGGCAACGGTCTGATGCTGCTGACGGAGAAGGAAGGCTTCTGACCGCTGCCATGAACGGGACGAGTACCGCATGAAGGGGACGGACACCGCCGCCGAGGACCGCGTCTTCGCCGCGCTTGCCAACGCCACCCGCCGCGAGGTGCTGCGGCTGCTGCGCGAGGAGGGGCCCCAGCCCGTCCAGGAGCTGGCCGACCGCTTCGCCATGCGCCGCCCCAGCCTCTCGGAACACCTCAAGGTGCTCCGGGAGGCCGGCCTCGTCTCCGAACAGCGCTCCGGACGGCAGCGCATCTACCGGTTGGAGGCGGCCCCGCTGGCGGAGGTGCAGGACTGGCTCCACCCGTACGAGCGGTTCTGGCGCGGCCGGATGAAGGAACTCGGCGCGCTGCTGGACCGTATGCCCGACGACATCCCCACCTGAGCGCCGACCCCGGCCCCCACACCCCACGGCGATCGCACATGAGCACCGACCCCCACGACGACCTCACCACGATCCGCGTCGACCAGTTCTACCCGCACCCTTCCCCAAGCTCTCGGCTTCGCTCGAGCAGGGGAGACCCCTCCCCAAGGTCTGGCGGGCCCTCACCGAGCCCTCGCTCCTCGCGCAGTGGCAGATGCCGGGTGCCGCGGACTTCCGTCTGGAGGTCGGCCACCGCTACCGGATGACCTCCGTTCCGCGTCCCCATTCCCGCTTCTCCGGCGTCATCGACGTGGAGGTCCTTGCCTACGACGTCCGGCGGATGCTGTCCGTCCGCTGGAGGGACGCCGATCCGGCCAATCCCGCGGACTGGACACTCACCTGGAAGTTGGAACAGGAAGGCCGCGGGACGCGTCTCTTCCTGGTGCACGACGGATTCGATCCGGACGACCCGGCACAGATGATGGCGCGAAAGATCATGGACGGGGGATGGCGCTCGCATGTCCTGCGCGCTCTGGGGCAGACGCTGGAGCGGCTCGGGTGAGGCGGACGGCAGGCCTGTAACCGCTGAACCACTCCTCGTGCACGTGCATCTGCGCGCGCATTTGCATGTGAACAGGGCTATGATCCGGATCAGTTGACCGATGCATCAATGGCCATACCAGCCAGTGCACCACCGGGGAGCGACCTGTGGACCACGACGTCGAGGGCGGGTACGGGGGCGACGTGTACAACGGCATGGCGGCGGCAGGGCTGCGCGGAGTGGCCTGGCAGAAGAGCCGGCACAGCAACTCGCAGGGCTCCTGCGTGGAGTTCGCGCGACTGCCGGGCGGAGACGTGGCGGTGCGCAACTCCCGCTTCCCCGACGGTCCCGCGCTCGTCTACACGCGCGCGGAGATCGAGGCGATGCTCCTCGGTATCAAGGACGGGGAGTTCGACCACCTGATAGCGGGCTGACGTGCCCCTCGGTCGTGCGCGTGACCCCGGGCGACAGGAGCGCGACACGCGGTGACGCGCGTAGAACCGCGGCGCAGAAGAGGGCCGCGGTTCGTCATTCGGCGGGCGGCAGCCGGAAGAGTGCCCAGACCACCTTGCCGTCCAGGGTGCCTGTCAGCGGGTGCCAGCCCCAGCCGTCGCTGAAGGAGTCGACGAGGAAGAGGCCGCGGCCCGACTCCGCCGAGAAGTCGTCCGTCTCGCGGGCGACCGGGCTCTCCCGGCTGGGGTCGCGCACCGCGCACACCAGCCGCCCCGTCCAGCGCAGCAGATGCAGCCGCACGGGCGAGTCGTGGTCGCACGCGGGCTCCGGCGCAGGCTCCGGCAGTCCGTGCCGCAGGGCGTTGGTGACCAGTTCGGAGACCACCAGACAGACGTCCTCGAACCGGTCGTCCAGCTCCCAGTGGTCAAGGGTCGTGCGGGTGAACCGTCTCGCCTCGCGCACCGCTTCGTAGCGGGCGGGCAGCGCGCAGGAGGCCGCGCTGGCCACGGCCGCGGGATCCAGCGGGGGAAGGCCCAGCCGTAACGGCTCGAGCATGGTCGATCCATTCGTCCCCATGCGAGGCACTCCCGGTAATCCGCGGTCGTTGCGATGCAGCGGTGGCGCGAGACCATGGTTTCGGATGCGCAGAGCAGATGCAAGGGCAGATGCACGTGCACGCGACCGAAATGCTCCTCCCCGTACCGCTTACTGGCCATTTTTTCCGCCATCTTCCTGTCATCCGCCGGTCTCCCGCCCGGCGGGCGCCCGCGCATATTCCTTGATCTCTTTCCGTTTCCGTAATCGCGCGAGTACAGCTCGGAGTGAATTAGTGGCAGACTGCGGGCCTTGAAGACGGTTGGGGAGGCTGGCGAACGTGAGCGCGGGAGAGCCAGGATCGGTGGTGCGGCGCATGCTGCTCGGCTCGCAACTCAGGCGGCTGCGGGAAGCGCGGGGGATCACGCGCGAGGCGGCCGGGTACTCGATCCGCGCCTCGGAATCGAAGATCAGCCGGATGGAGTTGGGTCGGGTGAGCTTCAAGACCCGAGACGTGGAAGACCTCTTGACCCTGTACGGCATCACGGACGAGACGGAGCGCACCTCGCTGGTCTCCCTCGCCAGGGAGGCCAATGTCGCGGGCTGGTGGCACAGTTACTCCGACGTCCTGCCGAACTGGTTCCCCACCTATGTGGGACTGGAGGGCGCGGCGTCGCTGATCCGCGTCTACGAGGTGCAGTTCGTGCACGGACTGCTGCAGACCGAGGCGTACGCCCGTGCGGTGGTCCGGCGCGGTATGCAGGGCGCGAGCGAGGCCGACGTGGAGCGGCGGGTGGCGCTGCGCATGGAGCGGCAGAAGTACCTCGTCTCGGAGAACGCGCCCGACCTCCACATCGTCCTGGACGAGGCCGCCCTGCGCCGTCCCCACGGCGACCGTGACGTGATGCGCGGGCAGTTGCAGCATCTGATCGAGATGTCCGAGCGGCCCAGCGTACGGCTGCAGATCATGCCGTTCAGCCTCGGCGGGCACGCCGGCGAGTCCGGGGCCTTCACCATCCTCAGCTTCCCCGAGTCGGACCTGTCGGACGTGGTCTACCTGGAGCAGCTCACCAGCGCCCTCTACCTGGACAAGCCCGAGGACGTCGCCCAGTACGAGCGGACGCTGGAGGAACTCCAGCACGACGGACCCGGCCCGGACGAGA of the Streptomyces sp. NBC_01788 genome contains:
- a CDS encoding CobW family GTP-binding protein; translated protein: MSLPVVIVGGLHADARRAAVARLLAEVPGSVALHHDLATAPAGTVVRTVRDASGELSRGETPLVNDCACCALREDLVPELRGIADAGRTRLAVVELWDSVEPKAMAEVVVAGGLTVTGVVIAVDPALVLPYLGNGDDLADGGLAAAATDQRTVADTFARQLEYAPVLAVADSPDADDEDRELLAQLHPTARRVPIGHGDPAGTSHARAGAGTGRSELVRAALAGFDVEAAAAAQHPACALLPAETDAHGVSTLVWRRHRPFHPERLYTALEDLTCAAARSRGRFWLADRPDTLLHWDAAGGALCVEGAGPWLAALPDAAWDLVPPVRRAAAALDWHPEHGDRCQHLVFTSPGLDRDGLERLLESCLLTDAEYAAGREAWRGLASAFDTLLEV
- the rpsR gene encoding 30S ribosomal protein S18 produces the protein MPRKSDRKPAKPRPNPLEQAGISYIDYKDTDLLRRFISDRGKIRSRRVTRVTAQQQRLLARAIKNAREMALLPYSSGR
- a CDS encoding VOC family protein is translated as MNITHASFITLPVGDQDRALRFYTDVLGFETVADRDMPQGRWLQVAPAGAQTVFTLSGPGMGGFEPGSARGIMLVTTDVDAACARLAQAGIPVQGPDDLPWGRMASFADPDGNGLMLLTEKEGF
- a CDS encoding ArsR/SmtB family transcription factor: MKGTDTAAEDRVFAALANATRREVLRLLREEGPQPVQELADRFAMRRPSLSEHLKVLREAGLVSEQRSGRQRIYRLEAAPLAEVQDWLHPYERFWRGRMKELGALLDRMPDDIPT
- a CDS encoding DUF397 domain-containing protein produces the protein MDHDVEGGYGGDVYNGMAAAGLRGVAWQKSRHSNSQGSCVEFARLPGGDVAVRNSRFPDGPALVYTRAEIEAMLLGIKDGEFDHLIAG
- a CDS encoding ATP-binding protein: MGTNGSTMLEPLRLGLPPLDPAAVASAASCALPARYEAVREARRFTRTTLDHWELDDRFEDVCLVVSELVTNALRHGLPEPAPEPACDHDSPVRLHLLRWTGRLVCAVRDPSRESPVARETDDFSAESGRGLFLVDSFSDGWGWHPLTGTLDGKVVWALFRLPPAE
- a CDS encoding helix-turn-helix domain-containing protein, whose translation is MLLGSQLRRLREARGITREAAGYSIRASESKISRMELGRVSFKTRDVEDLLTLYGITDETERTSLVSLAREANVAGWWHSYSDVLPNWFPTYVGLEGAASLIRVYEVQFVHGLLQTEAYARAVVRRGMQGASEADVERRVALRMERQKYLVSENAPDLHIVLDEAALRRPHGDRDVMRGQLQHLIEMSERPSVRLQIMPFSLGGHAGESGAFTILSFPESDLSDVVYLEQLTSALYLDKPEDVAQYERTLEELQHDGPGPDESRDLLRGLLQLS